From the Theobroma cacao cultivar B97-61/B2 chromosome 2, Criollo_cocoa_genome_V2, whole genome shotgun sequence genome, one window contains:
- the LOC18607727 gene encoding BEL1-like homeodomain protein 6, whose product MATYYTGSNNQRDTASMIYLRESMPGSYPEAPVLPVNTMMYMNSGSYSDAFAGNSQQQNNCIEIQAVEASDSTSQHQEILSNLGGSRVGVHDFGTWRDGRNEMLVMHPMGGPASILHGGQSLQGQGLSLSLGTQIPSGIQMPSMPYRNPNSGFASFLSPNQSLTGEGGSRNSSSRDEQSRNAEYLAPGFSGGNQDSNKGDMSAYGMSSIARTIPNSKYLKAAQQLLDEVVNVRKALKQPDGEKNQSSQDRMKSSTDDDRGSKNVPSNQQECSNNSPNELSHAERQELQSKLTKLSSMLDEVDRRYKQYYHQMQIVVSSFDVIAGCGAAKPYTALALQTISRHFRCLRDAINGQIRVTRKNLGEQDTSENSKGVGISRLRYVDQQLRQQRALQQLGMMQQHAWRPQRGLPESSVSILRAWLFEHFLHPYPKDSDKIMLARQTGLTRSQVSNWFINARVRLWKPMVEEMYKEEFADAEMDSNSSSENAVKATKGDTRTSEDRGEDLQQSGSSSATERCSTGQLMDSKSDHVSDVEMAVPSTGAGFQNVTRGETETEYGLLKLREEQRPNVDDSNLLPDAIAHSGGGNDRFMAAAAAAYHMSELGRFGSGSGVSLTLGLQHCEGGSIPMSGGSHQSFVAVRGDGIYNPAASSVGAETADFECINPGNRQHRFSSSHLLHDFVA is encoded by the exons ATGGCTACGTATTACACTGGTTCCAATAATCAAAGAGATACCGCTTCAATGATCTATTTAAGAGAATCGATGCCTGGTTCATATCCAGAGGCACCAGTTCTTCCTGTTAATACTATGATGTATATGAATTCTGGTTCATACTCAGACGCATTCGCCGGGAATTCTCAGCAACAAAATAACTGCATTGAGATTCAGGCTGTGGAAGCTTCAGATTCCACTTCACAGCATCAAGAAATCTTGTCAAACCTTGGTGGCTCCCGAGTTGGGGTGCATGATTTTGGTACTTGGAGGGATGGTAGAAACGAAATGCTAGTTATGCATCCAATGGGTGGTCCTGCCAGCATCCTCCATGGTGGTCAAAGCTTGCAAGGGCAAGGACTGTCCCTTAGCCTTGGCACCCAAATTCCCTCTGGAATTCAAATGCCTTCCATGCCCTATCGAAACCCCAATTCAGGGTTTGCTTCATTCTTGAGTCCAAATCAATCACTTACCGGAGAGGGTGGCAGCAGGAATAGCTCTTCTAGAGATGAACAGTCAAGAAATGCTGAATATCTGGCACCTGGTTTTTCTGGAGGTAACCAAGATTCAAATAAAGGGGATATGTCTGCATATGGGATGTCGAGTATTGCAAGAACTATTCCTAATTCCAAATATCTCAAGGCAGCACAACAGCTGCTTGATGAAGTTGTTAATGTTCGAAAGGCTCTAAAGCAGCCTGATggagagaaaaaccaaagctCACAAGACCGGATGAAGAGTTCCACGGATGATGATAGGGGATCAAAGAATGTGCCTTCAAACCAGCAAGAATGTTCCAACAACTCTCCAAACGAGCTTTCACATGCTGAAAGACAAGAACTGCAAAGCAAGTTAACAAAGCTGTCGTCCATGTTGGATGAG GTTGATAGAAGGTATAAACAGTATTATCATCAGATGCAGATTGTAGTATCATCATTTGATGTGATAGCAGGGTGTGGAGCAGCTAAGCCTTACACAGCACTTGCACTGCAGACTATATCCCGCCACTTCCGATGCTTGCGTGATGCAATTAATGGTCAAATTCGGGTAACACGTAAAAATCTCGGGGAGCAGGATACTTCAGAAAACAGTAAAGGAGTAGGAATTTCTCGTCTACGGTATGTGGATCAGCAGCTGAGACAACAGAGAGCTCTTCAGCAGCTTGGTATGATGCAACAACATGCATGGAGGCCTCAGAGAGGGCTGCCTGAAAGCTCGGTTTCAATACTTCGTGCTTGGCTGTTTGAGCATTTTCTTCATCC CTACCCAAAGGATTCTGATAAGATCATGCTAGCAAGACAAACAGGCTTGACTAGAAGTCAG GTTTCCAATTGGTTTATAAATGCACGGGTCCGTCTCTGGAAGCCTATGGTTGAAGAGATGTACAAGGAAGAATTTGCAGATGCAGAAATGGACTCTAATTCTTCATCTGAAAATGCAGTCAAAGCAACGAAGGGTGATACAAGGACCTCTGAGGACAGAGGTGAAGATCTGCAACAAAGTGGGAGTTCATCAGCCACAGAGAGATGTAGCACTGGACAATTGATGGATTCCAAATCGGACCATGTTTCTGATGTAGAAATGGCAGTACCAAGTACTGGAGCTGGTTTCCAAAATGTCACACGTGGAGAAACTGAAACTGAATATGGGTTACTGAAGCTAAGGGAAGAGCAGAGGCCTAATGTGGATGACTCTAATCTACTTCCTGATGCAATTGCTCATTCTGGTGGCGGTAATGATCGGTTTATGgcagctgctgctgctgcttaTCACATGTCAGAATTGGGGAGGTTTGGAAGTGGAAGCGGTGTCTCTCTCACATTGGGATTGCAGCATTGCGAGGGGGGTAGTATACCTATGTCAGGTGGAAGCCATCAAAGTTTCGTTGCAGTGAGAGGGGATGGCATATACAATCCTGCAGCATCTTCTGTAGGAGCCGAAACAGCAGATTTTGAATGCATAAATCCTGGTAACAGGCAGCACAGGTTCAGTTCCTCTCATTTGTTACATGATTTTGTAGCATGA